One Luteolibacter flavescens DNA segment encodes these proteins:
- a CDS encoding ABC transporter ATP-binding protein, whose translation MSVPISTGVVFQAQKLRKVYHTGELDVVALHGVDLEMSAGELVCLLGASGSGKSTLLNILGGLDVPSSGELRYKGWPLDGADENTLTSFRRNCVGFVFQFYNLIPSLTARENVALITDISADPMTPEDALEMVGLGKRMDHFPSQLSGGEQQRVAIARAIAKRPEVLLCDEPTGALDVTTGITVLEAVERINRELGTLTVVITHNAAMAEMADRVMHLSDGKIINEQRNATRLPARELKW comes from the coding sequence ATGAGCGTCCCGATTTCCACCGGTGTCGTGTTTCAGGCGCAAAAGCTGCGCAAGGTCTATCATACCGGCGAGCTGGATGTGGTGGCGCTGCACGGCGTTGACTTGGAAATGAGCGCGGGCGAGCTGGTTTGCCTGCTCGGCGCGTCCGGCAGCGGGAAATCCACGCTGCTGAATATCCTCGGCGGGCTCGACGTGCCCAGCTCGGGGGAGCTGCGCTACAAGGGGTGGCCGCTCGATGGCGCGGACGAGAACACGCTGACCTCGTTCCGCCGGAACTGCGTCGGCTTCGTCTTCCAATTCTACAATCTCATCCCGAGCCTCACTGCCCGGGAGAATGTGGCGCTCATCACCGACATCTCCGCCGATCCCATGACGCCGGAGGACGCGCTGGAAATGGTCGGCCTCGGCAAGCGCATGGACCACTTCCCCTCGCAGCTTTCCGGTGGCGAGCAGCAGCGCGTCGCGATCGCCCGGGCCATCGCCAAGCGTCCGGAGGTGCTGCTCTGCGACGAGCCGACCGGCGCGCTGGACGTCACCACCGGCATCACCGTGCTGGAGGCCGTCGAGCGTATCAATCGCGAGCTTGGCACGCTGACGGTGGTCATCACCCACAATGCCGCCATGGCGGAAATGGCCGACCGGGTGATGCACCTTTCCGACGGGAAGATCATCAACGAGCAACGCAACGCGACACGCCTCCCCGCGCGGGAGCTGAAGTGGTAA
- a CDS encoding alpha/beta hydrolase, with the protein MKRTLLALCCLVTTLSAAEDWKPLWPGEAPGAKRPPTGTETVAEGWRYSDIEVPQYVIYPAPAEKRTGQAVVIFPGGGYGMLAMNHEGHDYAKWLNERGITGMVVKYRVTGKADLGYQFPVPFLDARRAIRTVRANAKEWGVDPAKVGVMGSSAGGHLASLCTTRFGDTFPEEGKDEIDKLSARPDFSILIYPVISMGQLAHGGSRQNLLGKEPSPEAIEKYSTEKQVTKETPPVFLLTTTDDFVDCRNSFEFAAACKANGVPVSLHCFETGGHGYGMNVAGKGDLAVWPSLLEAWLKK; encoded by the coding sequence ATGAAAAGAACCCTGCTCGCCCTCTGCTGCCTCGTGACAACCCTCTCCGCCGCTGAAGACTGGAAGCCGCTGTGGCCCGGTGAGGCTCCCGGCGCGAAACGTCCTCCTACCGGAACCGAGACCGTCGCCGAGGGATGGCGCTACAGCGACATCGAGGTGCCGCAGTATGTCATCTATCCCGCACCTGCGGAAAAGCGCACCGGGCAGGCCGTGGTCATCTTCCCCGGTGGCGGCTATGGCATGCTCGCGATGAACCACGAGGGCCACGATTACGCGAAGTGGCTGAATGAGCGAGGAATCACCGGCATGGTCGTGAAGTACCGCGTGACCGGCAAGGCGGACCTCGGATACCAGTTTCCCGTTCCCTTCCTCGATGCGCGCCGCGCGATCCGCACTGTCCGCGCGAATGCAAAGGAGTGGGGAGTGGACCCCGCGAAGGTGGGCGTCATGGGTTCCTCCGCGGGAGGTCATCTGGCCAGCCTGTGCACCACGCGCTTCGGCGATACTTTCCCGGAAGAGGGCAAGGACGAGATCGACAAGCTCAGCGCGCGGCCGGATTTCTCCATCCTCATCTACCCGGTCATCAGTATGGGGCAGCTCGCCCATGGCGGGTCCCGGCAGAATCTGTTAGGGAAGGAGCCGTCGCCGGAGGCGATCGAGAAGTACTCGACCGAGAAGCAGGTGACGAAGGAGACCCCGCCGGTTTTCCTGCTGACCACCACGGACGATTTCGTCGATTGCCGGAACAGCTTTGAATTCGCCGCGGCCTGCAAGGCGAATGGAGTGCCGGTCAGCCTGCATTGCTTCGAGACCGGCGGCCACGGCTACGGGATGAATGTGGCCGGCAAGGGCGACCTCGCGGTCTGGCCGAGCCTGCTGGAGGCGTGGTTGAAGAAATGA
- a CDS encoding efflux RND transporter periplasmic adaptor subunit, whose protein sequence is MSEGKSDTPPWEGKRSKSAKGLLRRLIPWAIGGALIALVAMGLKPQPTEVETGVVARAPLTVRVSEEGKTRIRNRYVVAAPLSGRMRRVPLKPGDEVKAGETILTAIEPVAAPLLDPRAKSLAEAVVATREAARSRASETLKAAESAKELADINLKRIQSLTGGAISQADRDRVEMEGSMRAADVRAAEFALKAAEHEVEQARASLERPAITLEGNALEVKSPVSGRLLNVMQESETVVTAGMAIAEIGDPVDIEIEAEILSRDAVTMKPGDSVSVEQWGGTEALEARVRRIEPAAFTKISALGVEEQRVYVLCDLVNPPEQAKSLGDRYRVEVRVAVWHSDDVLVVPAGALFREGNAWKTFVFRDGKAQAVTLEAGRTDGHFTEVISGLAAGDEVLLHPPDTVKDGTPVKKRE, encoded by the coding sequence ATGTCCGAAGGCAAAAGCGATACCCCACCGTGGGAAGGAAAGCGCAGCAAGTCCGCGAAGGGCCTGCTGCGACGGCTCATCCCGTGGGCCATCGGCGGAGCACTCATCGCACTCGTCGCCATGGGGCTGAAGCCGCAGCCCACCGAGGTGGAGACCGGCGTGGTGGCGCGCGCGCCGCTCACCGTGCGCGTCTCCGAGGAAGGGAAGACTCGCATCCGGAACCGCTACGTGGTGGCCGCGCCGCTTTCCGGCCGCATGCGCCGCGTGCCGCTGAAGCCGGGTGACGAGGTGAAGGCCGGCGAGACCATCCTCACGGCCATCGAGCCCGTGGCCGCGCCGTTGCTCGACCCTCGGGCGAAGTCGCTCGCCGAGGCCGTGGTGGCAACGCGCGAGGCCGCCCGCAGCCGCGCGAGTGAGACGCTGAAAGCCGCCGAAAGCGCGAAGGAACTGGCCGACATCAATCTGAAGCGCATCCAGTCCCTGACCGGCGGCGCGATTTCCCAGGCCGACCGGGATCGTGTGGAAATGGAGGGCTCGATGCGCGCCGCCGACGTTCGTGCCGCGGAGTTCGCGCTGAAGGCTGCGGAGCACGAGGTGGAGCAGGCGCGTGCGTCTTTGGAACGCCCGGCCATCACCCTTGAGGGGAATGCGCTGGAAGTGAAGTCGCCCGTCTCCGGCCGCCTGCTGAATGTGATGCAGGAGAGCGAGACGGTGGTCACCGCGGGCATGGCCATCGCGGAGATCGGCGATCCGGTGGACATCGAGATCGAGGCGGAGATTCTTTCCCGCGACGCGGTGACGATGAAGCCGGGCGACTCCGTGAGCGTGGAGCAATGGGGCGGCACGGAGGCACTGGAAGCCCGGGTGCGCCGCATCGAGCCCGCCGCTTTCACAAAGATCTCCGCGCTCGGCGTGGAGGAGCAGCGCGTGTATGTGTTGTGCGATCTGGTGAATCCGCCCGAGCAGGCGAAGTCGCTCGGCGACCGCTATCGCGTGGAGGTCCGCGTGGCCGTGTGGCACAGCGATGATGTGCTCGTGGTGCCCGCCGGGGCGCTCTTCCGCGAGGGGAATGCATGGAAGACCTTCGTCTTCCGCGATGGCAAGGCCCAGGCCGTGACGCTGGAGGCAGGCCGGACCGATGGTCACTTCACCGAGGTGATCTCCGGCCTCGCTGCGGGCGATGAGGTGCTGCTCCACCCGCCGGACACGGTGAAGGACGGCACGCCAGTGAAGAAGCGCGAGTAG
- a CDS encoding ABC transporter permease, which produces MIHPLDRKLLRDLGRMKGQVIAVSLVMACGLAMMIMTRSLILTLESTRNAYYQQYALADVFATLKRAPLSMADRVAELPGVSTVEARVAVNVTLDLPGLAEPASGHIISLPEDGSEPKLNRIFLRKGRMPEPDSRREVVVGESFALENGLGPGDSLVAVINGHRETLQICGIGLSPEFVFEARPGETLPDHKRFSVIWMPYRALAVAYNLDGAFNDIALDLAPNAAAQPVIAQMDRLLAPYGAGGAYMRKDQASAQRLDDELRVLHALAVAYPLVFLSVAAFMVNAVLARIVRLQREQIAQMKALGYSSRQVGVHYLKFVFVIGALGTLIGGVAGRFMGGGLVNLYTIFFRFPSLEFRMDYGALGLALVVSAGASMIGVLSVVWQAVKLPPAEAMRPEPPADFKPSFVERIGLTRFFSPAFRMALRNIERKPWQAVFTTAGLALATGLMVLPGAMANSIDYLLTFQWNRAQRQDAAVFLVEPSSEKGFHDLEHLPGVIRAEPIRSVQTRLRFAHHHRKLAITGVQAGSNLSRLLDENGEPIILPEEGLIMSKKLAEVIGARVGDHVQVEVMEGRRPVLSIPIRGLVTDFAGVAAYMDIRALRRLMKEGDTINGAYLKIDHARWDDFMREVKDTPRAAVVMVKRDQLESFRKTTAQSIGLIRKLYFVLAVIVAFGVVYNSARIALSERSRELATLRVVGFRLSEVRGVLLGELGLLVLLALPFGLLFGKGLALFIMASFSTETVRMPIVIDPSTYSIAVGVVLTAAALSFAMVSRMLSKLDLVGVLKARD; this is translated from the coding sequence ATGATCCACCCGCTCGACCGCAAGCTGCTGCGTGACCTTGGCCGCATGAAGGGCCAGGTGATCGCGGTCAGCCTGGTGATGGCGTGCGGGCTGGCGATGATGATCATGACCCGCAGTCTGATCCTCACGCTGGAGTCGACGCGGAATGCCTACTACCAGCAGTATGCGCTGGCGGATGTCTTCGCGACGCTGAAGCGGGCGCCGCTTTCCATGGCGGACCGGGTGGCGGAGTTGCCCGGCGTTTCCACCGTGGAGGCGCGCGTGGCGGTGAATGTGACACTGGATCTGCCGGGCCTCGCGGAGCCGGCGAGCGGGCACATCATCTCGCTGCCCGAGGACGGCAGCGAGCCGAAGCTGAACCGTATCTTCCTGCGAAAGGGCCGCATGCCGGAGCCGGACTCGCGGCGCGAGGTGGTGGTCGGAGAGTCCTTCGCGCTGGAGAATGGCCTCGGCCCGGGGGACTCGCTGGTGGCGGTGATCAATGGCCATCGGGAGACGCTGCAGATCTGCGGCATCGGCCTGTCGCCGGAGTTCGTCTTCGAGGCGCGGCCGGGTGAGACGCTGCCGGACCACAAGCGCTTCAGCGTCATCTGGATGCCGTACCGCGCGCTGGCCGTGGCATACAATCTCGACGGTGCCTTCAATGACATCGCGCTCGATCTCGCGCCGAATGCGGCGGCCCAGCCGGTGATCGCGCAGATGGACCGGCTGCTCGCGCCCTATGGTGCGGGCGGTGCGTACATGCGGAAGGACCAGGCATCTGCCCAGCGGCTGGATGACGAGCTGCGGGTTCTCCATGCGCTGGCAGTGGCCTACCCGCTGGTCTTCCTCAGCGTGGCCGCCTTCATGGTGAATGCGGTGCTCGCCCGCATCGTGAGGCTCCAGCGCGAGCAGATCGCGCAGATGAAGGCGCTCGGCTATTCCTCCCGGCAGGTCGGCGTGCATTACCTGAAGTTCGTCTTCGTCATCGGCGCGCTCGGCACCTTGATCGGTGGCGTGGCGGGCCGCTTCATGGGCGGTGGACTGGTGAATCTCTACACCATCTTTTTCCGCTTCCCTTCGCTGGAGTTCCGCATGGACTACGGCGCGCTCGGCCTGGCGCTCGTCGTCAGCGCGGGTGCCTCCATGATCGGCGTGCTCTCGGTGGTGTGGCAGGCGGTGAAGCTGCCACCGGCGGAGGCGATGCGGCCGGAGCCGCCCGCTGATTTCAAGCCGTCCTTCGTCGAGCGCATCGGGCTCACCCGTTTCTTCAGCCCGGCCTTTCGCATGGCGCTGAGGAATATCGAGCGGAAGCCATGGCAGGCCGTCTTCACCACCGCTGGCCTCGCCCTCGCCACCGGCCTGATGGTGCTGCCAGGCGCCATGGCGAACAGCATCGACTACCTGCTCACCTTCCAGTGGAACCGCGCGCAACGCCAGGACGCCGCGGTCTTCCTCGTGGAGCCTTCTTCGGAGAAAGGCTTCCACGATCTGGAGCACCTGCCCGGCGTGATCCGCGCGGAGCCCATCCGCAGCGTGCAGACGCGCCTGCGCTTCGCCCACCACCACCGGAAGCTCGCCATCACCGGCGTGCAGGCGGGGTCGAATCTCAGCCGCCTGCTCGACGAGAATGGCGAGCCGATCATCCTCCCCGAGGAAGGCCTCATCATGTCGAAGAAGCTCGCCGAGGTCATCGGCGCGCGCGTGGGGGATCACGTGCAGGTGGAGGTGATGGAGGGCCGCCGCCCGGTGCTCAGCATTCCCATCCGCGGCCTGGTCACGGACTTCGCTGGCGTGGCGGCCTACATGGACATCCGGGCGTTGCGGCGTCTCATGAAGGAGGGCGACACCATCAATGGCGCGTATCTCAAGATCGACCACGCACGCTGGGACGACTTCATGCGAGAGGTGAAGGACACGCCGCGCGCCGCGGTGGTGATGGTGAAGCGAGATCAGCTCGAGTCCTTTCGGAAGACCACCGCGCAGAGCATCGGCCTCATCCGCAAACTCTACTTCGTCCTCGCGGTGATCGTGGCCTTCGGCGTGGTTTACAATAGCGCGCGCATTGCTCTGTCCGAGCGCAGCCGCGAGCTGGCCACGCTGCGGGTTGTCGGCTTCCGCCTCAGCGAGGTGCGCGGTGTGTTGCTCGGCGAGCTAGGGCTACTGGTGCTGCTCGCGTTGCCCTTCGGCCTGCTTTTCGGGAAGGGTCTCGCGCTTTTCATCATGGCATCCTTCAGCACGGAGACGGTGCGCATGCCCATCGTCATCGATCCTTCCACGTATTCCATCGCCGTTGGCGTGGTGCTCACCGCCGCCGCGCTGTCCTTCGCGATGGTCAGCCGCATGCTCTCGAAACTCGACCTCGTCGGCGTCTTGAAGGCGCGCGACTGA
- a CDS encoding flavoprotein gives MTIVLGITGSIAAYKAADLASQLVKAGHEVHAVMTRAATEFITPLTLQVLTRQPVLVTLEDEKQSWKPGHIELADSADLFLVAPASADVIGNFANGLAPDPLSSIYLALPRTTPVIIAPAMNGKMWLHPAVQRNVARLGEDGCRFIGPAEGDLACGYQGIGRMSPVEEVLAAALAIGK, from the coding sequence ATGACCATCGTCCTCGGCATCACCGGCTCGATCGCTGCCTACAAGGCGGCGGACCTGGCGTCCCAGCTTGTGAAAGCGGGGCACGAGGTGCATGCGGTCATGACCCGCGCTGCCACGGAATTCATCACGCCGCTCACGCTGCAGGTACTCACGCGCCAGCCCGTGCTGGTGACGCTGGAGGATGAAAAGCAGAGCTGGAAGCCGGGGCACATCGAGCTGGCGGACTCGGCGGACCTCTTCCTTGTCGCACCCGCGAGCGCGGACGTGATCGGGAATTTCGCCAATGGCCTCGCGCCTGACCCTCTCTCCTCGATCTACCTCGCCCTGCCGCGCACCACGCCGGTGATCATCGCCCCGGCCATGAATGGCAAGATGTGGCTGCATCCCGCCGTGCAGCGGAATGTCGCGCGACTCGGCGAGGACGGCTGCCGCTTCATCGGCCCGGCGGAGGGAGACCTTGCGTGTGGATACCAGGGCATCGGTCGCATGTCCCCGGTCGAGGAAGTTTTGGCTGCCGCTTTGGCCATCGGAAAATAA